From the genome of Vicia villosa cultivar HV-30 ecotype Madison, WI linkage group LG2, Vvil1.0, whole genome shotgun sequence, one region includes:
- the LOC131647395 gene encoding wax ester synthase/diacylglycerol acyltransferase 4-like, translating into MEGFDEEIEEPVSPTGQYLNSSSLCVSILGILESEIPIDDRQTLSLLQNMFLPINTRFSSIMINDKNGEKKWKKVEVNLQEHVYIPKFPPTNSSLYDENLEDYMSKISMEHLPQHRPLWEIHIIKYPTKNAAGTLVFKLHHALGDGYSLMGALLSCLERYDNPSLPFTLPSSQRPKSVFNSKPFFKRSILFPSIFFSKVFNTVSDFGWSMLKSSLVEDDVTPIRSCADDIKLREIIISSVNFSMDRIKEVKSRLGVSTNDVIAGLIFYGIRLYMAQMNQESSKLKSTALVLLNTRNIGGYKSIKEMVEIKKKTQSSVWGNQFAFLHVPIPELSDKNIENPIEFIWEAQKEINRKKNSLATPLTGMVLNMVKKLRGPEASARFVYTTLRNSSATISNIIGPVEQMALANHPIKGLYFMVVGPPESLTITMTSYMGKLRIAFGLEKDFIDKQKFMSCIETSLEMMITASRKKEF; encoded by the exons ATGGAAGGTTTTGATGAAGAAATTGAAGAGCCAGTTAGTCCTACTGGTCAATATTTGAATAGCTCTTCTCTTTGTGTGAGCATTTTAGGTATCTTAGAATCTGAGATTCCAATTGATGATCGTCAAACTTTGTCACTTCTTCAAAATATGTTCCTTCCTATCAATACACGTTTCTCCTCCATCATG ATTAATGACAAAAATGGAGAGAAGAAATGGAAGAAAGTTGAAGTCAACCTACAAGAACATGTATACATTCCAAAATTTCCACCAACCAATTCATCACTCTATGATGAAAATCTTGAAGATTATATGTCCAAAATATCAATGGAACATTTACCTCAACATAGACCACTTTGGGAAATTCACATTATTAAATATCCAACAAAAAATGCAGCTGGAACCTTAGTATTCAAACTTCATCATGCTCTTGGAGATGGTTACTCTCTAATGGGAGCTCTTCTTTCATGTCTAGAAAGATATGATAACCCTTCTCTTCCATTCACATTACCGTCGAGTCAAAGACCTAAATCGGTTTTTAATTCAAAGCCATTTTTTAAAAGATCGATATTATTTCCTTCAATATTTTTCTCTAAAGTATTTAATACTGTGTCTGATTTTGGATGGAGTATGTTGAAAAGTAGTTTGGTTGAGGATGATGTTACACCAATTAGGTCTTGTGCCGATGATATTAAGCTAAGGGAAATTATTATCTCAAGTGTGAATTTCTCTATGGATCGCATCAAAGAAGTTAAATCAAGACTTGGAGTG AGTACAAATGATGTGATAGCTGGCTTAATTTTCTATGGAATTAGATTATACATGGCCCAAATGAATCAAGAATCAAGCAAACTCAAATCAACAGCATTGGTATTACTAAACACAAGAAACATTGGAGGTTACAAATCAATTAAGGAAATGGTTGAGATTAAGAAAAAGACTCAAAGTTCTGTTTGGGGAAATCAATTTGCATTTTTGCATGTTCCAATTCCGGAGCTaagtgataaaaatattgaaaatccaattgaatttatttgggaagctcaaaaagaaattaataggaAGAAAAACTCTTTGGCCACACCTCTTACTGGTATGGTTTTGAATATGGTGAAGAAATTGAGAGGCCCTGAG GCTTCAGCTAGATTTGTATACACCACTTTGAGAAATTCAAGTGCAACAATTTCCAACATAATTGGACCAGTGGAGCAAATGGCTTTGGCTAACCATCCAATTAAGGGTTTATACTTTATGGTTGTAGGTCCACCAGAG AGTTTAACAATAACGATGACAAGCTACATGGGAAAGTTAAGAATTGCATTTGGATTGGAGAAAGATTTCATTGACAAGCAAAAATTCATGTCATGCATTGAGACCTCTCTTGAGATGATGATTACAGCATCAAGAAAGAAAGAATTCTaa
- the LOC131650616 gene encoding uncharacterized protein LOC131650616 produces MVFQSKISVLVNGSPTKEFTVERGLRQGDPLSPFLFVIVAEGLTALMKKAIDIWEYEGFLINGKCVVDILQFADDTLMIGEGINVSNNLLEAASSLLSCKVEGKFFTFLGILVGSNPRRYGDICLQVTHDGDFVSLCSSQSTWWKDILSLGKNSSKDAIVNNFYFKVGKGYTTSFWPSKWLLDSSLKVAFPLLFVASLLKNVSLQAEVGAAMCSPIGRDSVS; encoded by the exons ATGGTTTTTCAAAGTAAAATATCGGTTCTTGTCAATGGGAGTCCGACTAAGGAATTTACGGTGGAGCGTGGATTGCGGCAAGGAGATCCTCTCTCTCCGTTTCTTTTTGTCATAGTGGCGGAAGGTCTCACGGCTTTAATGAAGAAAGCAATCGACATATGGGAATATGAAGGTTTTCTCATTAACGGTAAATGTGTGGTGGACATTCTTCAATTCGCGGACGATACTTTAATGATTGGTGAAG GAATCAATGTTAGCAACAATTTGTTAGAAGCGGCCTCATCTCTTTTGTCTTGTAAGGTGGAAGGAAAATTTTTCActtttcttggtattcttgttgGTTCGAATCCTAGGAG GTACGGTGATATTTGTTTGCAAGTGACCCACGACGGAGATTTTGTTTCGCTTTGTTCTTCTCAATCTACTTGGTGGAAGGATATTTTATCTCTTGGGAAGAACTCCTCTAAGGACGCCATAGTCAACAATTTTTACTTCAAGGTTGGTAAAGGGTACACTACCTCTTTTTGGCCCTCTAAGTGGCTTCTTGATTCATCTTTAAAGGTTGCCTTCCCCTTGCTTTTTGTGGCGTCTCTTTTAAAGAATGTCTCG CTGCAGGCGGAAGTTGGTGCTGCTATGTGCAGTCCAATTGGCCGCGATTCAGTTTCTTAG